A window from Onychostoma macrolepis isolate SWU-2019 chromosome 07, ASM1243209v1, whole genome shotgun sequence encodes these proteins:
- the skor1a gene encoding SKI family transcriptional corepressor 1a isoform X4 — translation MESIPSQLSTGRDVCSSPNSKQELQPYSSSSSLKPNQVSETVLYGVPIVSLVIDGQERLCLAQISNTLLKSYSYNEIHNRRVALGITCVQCTPVQLEILRRAGAMPISSRRCGMITKREAERLCKSFLGAHNPPKLPENFAFDVSHECAWGSRGSFIPARYNSSRAKCIKCTYCNMYFSPNKFIFHSHRTPESKYTQPDAANFNSWRRHLKLTDKSLSDDICHAWEDVKAMFNGGSRKRAMPGNGSEMSSPLKPQASRNITQTASPDIPHKTLRCDDDRGNLSLTSSVRNYPVIPVPSKSFGMLQKIPPPIFPHPYSFPAFGLCQKKDDGVGEQNKTNVPGVFWPGAKDGLYPSFPMFWPTAGSLPLSSYQPAQPKSHTELLGGRQTETDMSESERGGNTSRDSLFDSERCSSSQSLRNDEDKSGDEARSSEGQPSTPRKLSYISAFRPVVKDAESIAKLYGNRDAYSGAHPGHLSPDFVSESSSYRSASPCVDSGEEPDVDVETHRIAEDEESIQLSVDDRQSPVRENSQTPQPDDDQTATFSDAGSPDQKQNKQVAKKSDAITYEVYSHEKEGASLPCSASKPPRCAPETTDSHISNNSPTDDECESQKSCSDHIGVSKENPSDATLRNTDNRFNFEKDIENMAKEELQKQLLEQVELRKKLEREFQSLKDNFQDQMKRELSYREEMVQQLQIVRAHDALHHFSCKMLTPRHCTGTCTFKPPLLPP, via the exons ATGGAGTCGATACCCAGTCAGCTTTCTACGGGACGAGATGTTTGCTCTTCCCCCAACTCAAAGCAAGAACTGCAGCCTTACTCTAGCAGCAGCTCGCTGAAGCCAAATCAAGTGAGTGAGACTGTGCTGTACGGAGTGCCCATCGTCTCTTTGGTCATCGACGGTCAGGAGAGGCTGTGTCTGGCGCAGATTTCCAACACTTTATTGAAGAGCTACAGCTACAACGAAATCCACAACAGACGCGTGGCGCTTGGAATTACGTGTGTCCAGTGCACACCGGTGCAGCTGGAGATCCTGAGGCGCGCGGGGGCCATGCCCATCTCCTCGCGCCGCTGCGGCATGATCACCAAACGCGAGGCCGAGCGCCTCTGCAAATCCTTCCTCGGGGCTCACAACCCTCCCAAATTACCCGAGAATTTTGCATTCGATGTTTCACACGAGTGCGCCTGGGGCAGCCGAGGAAGCTTCATACCTGCGAGGTACAACAGCTCCAGGGCGAAATGCATCAAGTGCACCTATTGCAACATGTATTTTTCACCCAacaaatttatatttcattcgCACCGCACACCTGAGTCGAAATACACCCAGCCGGACGCAGCCAATTTTAATTCGTGGAGACGCCATCTAAAACTCACCGACAAAAGCTTGTCTGATGACATTTGTCACGCGTGGGAGGACGTCAAGGCCATGTTTAACGGCGGGAGCCGGAAACGGGCAATGCCAGGGAATGGATCAGAAATGTCCTCCCCGCTCAAACCGCAGGCCTCCAGAAACATCACGCAGACCGCTTCCCCTGATATTCCTCACAAAACTTTGCGCTGCGACGACGACCGTGGGAACCTCAGCTTAACCAGCAGCGTGCGTAACTACCCGGTCATCCCTGTGCCTAGTAAGAGTTTCGGCATGCTTCAGAAGATCCCGCCACCCATCTTCCCGCATCCGTATAGTTTCCCAGCCTTTGGACTGTGTCAAAAGAAAGATGATGGAGTTGGTGAGCAGAATAAGACCAATGTACCTGGTGTGTTTTGGCCCGGTGCGAAGGACGGTCTCTATCCATCGTTCCCCATGTTCTGGCCTACCGCGGGCAGCCTGCCGCTCTCATCCTATCAACCAGCACAACCAAAATCGCACACGGAGCTCCTGGGTGGCCGGCAAACCGAAACTGACATGTCAGAAAGTGAGCGGGGAGGAAACACATCTAGAGACAGTCTGTTCGACAGCGAGCGCTGCTCTAGTTCGCAGTCCCTCAGGAACGACGAGGACAAATCTGGGGACGAGGCCAGGTCAAGTGAGGGTCAACCCAGCACCCCCAGAAAGCTGAGCTATATTTCTGCGTTCAGACCTGTCGTTAAAGACGCAGAGAGCATAGCTAAGCTCTACGGGAACAGGGACGCGTACAGCGGAGCTCATCCTGGGCATTTGTCGCCAGACTTTGTGAGCGAGAGCTCCAGCTACAGATCAGCCTCTCCGTGTGTGGACAGCGGGGAAGAACCAGATGTCGACGTGGAGACTCACAGAATTGCGGAGGACGAGGAGTCTATACAACTTTCCGTGGATGACCGACAAAGTCCCGTGAGGGAAAACAGTCAAACTCCGCAGCCGGACGATGACCAGACAGCCACGTTTAGTGACGCGGGCTCCCCTGATCAAAAGCAGAACAAGCAGGTGGCAAAGAAAAGCGATGCCATTACTTACGAA GTGTACTCGCATGAAAAGGAGGGAGCATCTCTGCCCTGTTCGGCCTCTAAACCTCCTCGCTGCGCACCGGAAACAACCG attcacACATTTCAAACAACAGCCCTACTGACGACGAATGTGAATCACAAAAATCCTGTTCGGATCATATTGGTGTTAGCAAAGAGAACCCAA GCGACGCTACACTGAGAAATACTGATAACAGATTTAATTTCGAGAAAGACATCGAGAATATGGCGAaag AGGAGCTCCAAAAGCAGCTCTTGGAGCAAGTGGAGCTAAGAAAAAAACTGGAACGGGAATTTCAAAGTTTGAAAG ATAATTTTCAGGATCAAATGAAGAGGGAACTGTCTTATCGAGAGGAGATGGTCCAGCAGCTGCAGATTGTCCGAG CTCACGACgctcttcaccatttctcctgcaAAATGCTCACTCCGCGCCACTGCACAGGGACCTGCACATTCAAGCCACCCCTCTTACCACCTTAA
- the skor1a gene encoding SKI family transcriptional corepressor 1a isoform X1, translating to MESIPSQLSTGRDVCSSPNSKQELQPYSSSSSLKPNQVSETVLYGVPIVSLVIDGQERLCLAQISNTLLKSYSYNEIHNRRVALGITCVQCTPVQLEILRRAGAMPISSRRCGMITKREAERLCKSFLGAHNPPKLPENFAFDVSHECAWGSRGSFIPARYNSSRAKCIKCTYCNMYFSPNKFIFHSHRTPESKYTQPDAANFNSWRRHLKLTDKSLSDDICHAWEDVKAMFNGGSRKRAMPGNGSEMSSPLKPQASRNITQTASPDIPHKTLRCDDDRGNLSLTSSVRNYPVIPVPSKSFGMLQKIPPPIFPHPYSFPAFGLCQKKDDGVGEQNKTNVPGVFWPGAKDGLYPSFPMFWPTAGSLPLSSYQPAQPKSHTELLGGRQTETDMSESERGGNTSRDSLFDSERCSSSQSLRNDEDKSGDEARSSEGQPSTPRKLSYISAFRPVVKDAESIAKLYGNRDAYSGAHPGHLSPDFVSESSSYRSASPCVDSGEEPDVDVETHRIAEDEESIQLSVDDRQSPVRENSQTPQPDDDQTATFSDAGSPDQKQNKQVAKKSDAITYEVYSHEKEGASLPCSASKPPRCAPETTDSHISNNSPTDDECESQKSCSDHIGVSKENPSDATLRNTDNRFNFEKDIENMAKEELQKQLLEQVELRKKLEREFQSLKDNFQDQMKRELSYREEMVQQLQIVRDTLCNELDQERKARYAIQQKLKEAHDALHHFSCKMLTPRHCTGTCTFKPPLLPP from the exons ATGGAGTCGATACCCAGTCAGCTTTCTACGGGACGAGATGTTTGCTCTTCCCCCAACTCAAAGCAAGAACTGCAGCCTTACTCTAGCAGCAGCTCGCTGAAGCCAAATCAAGTGAGTGAGACTGTGCTGTACGGAGTGCCCATCGTCTCTTTGGTCATCGACGGTCAGGAGAGGCTGTGTCTGGCGCAGATTTCCAACACTTTATTGAAGAGCTACAGCTACAACGAAATCCACAACAGACGCGTGGCGCTTGGAATTACGTGTGTCCAGTGCACACCGGTGCAGCTGGAGATCCTGAGGCGCGCGGGGGCCATGCCCATCTCCTCGCGCCGCTGCGGCATGATCACCAAACGCGAGGCCGAGCGCCTCTGCAAATCCTTCCTCGGGGCTCACAACCCTCCCAAATTACCCGAGAATTTTGCATTCGATGTTTCACACGAGTGCGCCTGGGGCAGCCGAGGAAGCTTCATACCTGCGAGGTACAACAGCTCCAGGGCGAAATGCATCAAGTGCACCTATTGCAACATGTATTTTTCACCCAacaaatttatatttcattcgCACCGCACACCTGAGTCGAAATACACCCAGCCGGACGCAGCCAATTTTAATTCGTGGAGACGCCATCTAAAACTCACCGACAAAAGCTTGTCTGATGACATTTGTCACGCGTGGGAGGACGTCAAGGCCATGTTTAACGGCGGGAGCCGGAAACGGGCAATGCCAGGGAATGGATCAGAAATGTCCTCCCCGCTCAAACCGCAGGCCTCCAGAAACATCACGCAGACCGCTTCCCCTGATATTCCTCACAAAACTTTGCGCTGCGACGACGACCGTGGGAACCTCAGCTTAACCAGCAGCGTGCGTAACTACCCGGTCATCCCTGTGCCTAGTAAGAGTTTCGGCATGCTTCAGAAGATCCCGCCACCCATCTTCCCGCATCCGTATAGTTTCCCAGCCTTTGGACTGTGTCAAAAGAAAGATGATGGAGTTGGTGAGCAGAATAAGACCAATGTACCTGGTGTGTTTTGGCCCGGTGCGAAGGACGGTCTCTATCCATCGTTCCCCATGTTCTGGCCTACCGCGGGCAGCCTGCCGCTCTCATCCTATCAACCAGCACAACCAAAATCGCACACGGAGCTCCTGGGTGGCCGGCAAACCGAAACTGACATGTCAGAAAGTGAGCGGGGAGGAAACACATCTAGAGACAGTCTGTTCGACAGCGAGCGCTGCTCTAGTTCGCAGTCCCTCAGGAACGACGAGGACAAATCTGGGGACGAGGCCAGGTCAAGTGAGGGTCAACCCAGCACCCCCAGAAAGCTGAGCTATATTTCTGCGTTCAGACCTGTCGTTAAAGACGCAGAGAGCATAGCTAAGCTCTACGGGAACAGGGACGCGTACAGCGGAGCTCATCCTGGGCATTTGTCGCCAGACTTTGTGAGCGAGAGCTCCAGCTACAGATCAGCCTCTCCGTGTGTGGACAGCGGGGAAGAACCAGATGTCGACGTGGAGACTCACAGAATTGCGGAGGACGAGGAGTCTATACAACTTTCCGTGGATGACCGACAAAGTCCCGTGAGGGAAAACAGTCAAACTCCGCAGCCGGACGATGACCAGACAGCCACGTTTAGTGACGCGGGCTCCCCTGATCAAAAGCAGAACAAGCAGGTGGCAAAGAAAAGCGATGCCATTACTTACGAA GTGTACTCGCATGAAAAGGAGGGAGCATCTCTGCCCTGTTCGGCCTCTAAACCTCCTCGCTGCGCACCGGAAACAACCG attcacACATTTCAAACAACAGCCCTACTGACGACGAATGTGAATCACAAAAATCCTGTTCGGATCATATTGGTGTTAGCAAAGAGAACCCAA GCGACGCTACACTGAGAAATACTGATAACAGATTTAATTTCGAGAAAGACATCGAGAATATGGCGAaag AGGAGCTCCAAAAGCAGCTCTTGGAGCAAGTGGAGCTAAGAAAAAAACTGGAACGGGAATTTCAAAGTTTGAAAG ATAATTTTCAGGATCAAATGAAGAGGGAACTGTCTTATCGAGAGGAGATGGTCCAGCAGCTGCAGATTGTCCGAG acacATTGTGCAACGAGTTGGATCAGGAGAGAAAGGCTCGTTATGCAATTCAGCAGAAGCTTAAAG AAGCTCACGACgctcttcaccatttctcctgcaAAATGCTCACTCCGCGCCACTGCACAGGGACCTGCACATTCAAGCCACCCCTCTTACCACCTTAA
- the skor1a gene encoding SKI family transcriptional corepressor 1a isoform X2 → MESIPSQLSTGRDVCSSPNSKQELQPYSSSSSLKPNQVSETVLYGVPIVSLVIDGQERLCLAQISNTLLKSYSYNEIHNRRVALGITCVQCTPVQLEILRRAGAMPISSRRCGMITKREAERLCKSFLGAHNPPKLPENFAFDVSHECAWGSRGSFIPARYNSSRAKCIKCTYCNMYFSPNKFIFHSHRTPESKYTQPDAANFNSWRRHLKLTDKSLSDDICHAWEDVKAMFNGGSRKRAMPGNGSEMSSPLKPQASRNITQTASPDIPHKTLRCDDDRGNLSLTSSVRNYPVIPVPSKSFGMLQKIPPPIFPHPYSFPAFGLCQKKDDGVGEQNKTNVPGVFWPGAKDGLYPSFPMFWPTAGSLPLSSYQPAQPKSHTELLGGRQTETDMSESERGGNTSRDSLFDSERCSSSQSLRNDEDKSGDEARSSEGQPSTPRKLSYISAFRPVVKDAESIAKLYGNRDAYSGAHPGHLSPDFVSESSSYRSASPCVDSGEEPDVDVETHRIAEDEESIQLSVDDRQSPVRENSQTPQPDDDQTATFSDAGSPDQKQNKQVAKKSDAITYEVYSHEKEGASLPCSASKPPRCAPETTDSHISNNSPTDDECESQKSCSDHIGVSKENPSDATLRNTDNRFNFEKDIENMAKEELQKQLLEQVELRKKLEREFQSLKDNFQDQMKRELSYREEMVQQLQIVRDTLCNELDQERKARYAIQQKLKAHDALHHFSCKMLTPRHCTGTCTFKPPLLPP, encoded by the exons ATGGAGTCGATACCCAGTCAGCTTTCTACGGGACGAGATGTTTGCTCTTCCCCCAACTCAAAGCAAGAACTGCAGCCTTACTCTAGCAGCAGCTCGCTGAAGCCAAATCAAGTGAGTGAGACTGTGCTGTACGGAGTGCCCATCGTCTCTTTGGTCATCGACGGTCAGGAGAGGCTGTGTCTGGCGCAGATTTCCAACACTTTATTGAAGAGCTACAGCTACAACGAAATCCACAACAGACGCGTGGCGCTTGGAATTACGTGTGTCCAGTGCACACCGGTGCAGCTGGAGATCCTGAGGCGCGCGGGGGCCATGCCCATCTCCTCGCGCCGCTGCGGCATGATCACCAAACGCGAGGCCGAGCGCCTCTGCAAATCCTTCCTCGGGGCTCACAACCCTCCCAAATTACCCGAGAATTTTGCATTCGATGTTTCACACGAGTGCGCCTGGGGCAGCCGAGGAAGCTTCATACCTGCGAGGTACAACAGCTCCAGGGCGAAATGCATCAAGTGCACCTATTGCAACATGTATTTTTCACCCAacaaatttatatttcattcgCACCGCACACCTGAGTCGAAATACACCCAGCCGGACGCAGCCAATTTTAATTCGTGGAGACGCCATCTAAAACTCACCGACAAAAGCTTGTCTGATGACATTTGTCACGCGTGGGAGGACGTCAAGGCCATGTTTAACGGCGGGAGCCGGAAACGGGCAATGCCAGGGAATGGATCAGAAATGTCCTCCCCGCTCAAACCGCAGGCCTCCAGAAACATCACGCAGACCGCTTCCCCTGATATTCCTCACAAAACTTTGCGCTGCGACGACGACCGTGGGAACCTCAGCTTAACCAGCAGCGTGCGTAACTACCCGGTCATCCCTGTGCCTAGTAAGAGTTTCGGCATGCTTCAGAAGATCCCGCCACCCATCTTCCCGCATCCGTATAGTTTCCCAGCCTTTGGACTGTGTCAAAAGAAAGATGATGGAGTTGGTGAGCAGAATAAGACCAATGTACCTGGTGTGTTTTGGCCCGGTGCGAAGGACGGTCTCTATCCATCGTTCCCCATGTTCTGGCCTACCGCGGGCAGCCTGCCGCTCTCATCCTATCAACCAGCACAACCAAAATCGCACACGGAGCTCCTGGGTGGCCGGCAAACCGAAACTGACATGTCAGAAAGTGAGCGGGGAGGAAACACATCTAGAGACAGTCTGTTCGACAGCGAGCGCTGCTCTAGTTCGCAGTCCCTCAGGAACGACGAGGACAAATCTGGGGACGAGGCCAGGTCAAGTGAGGGTCAACCCAGCACCCCCAGAAAGCTGAGCTATATTTCTGCGTTCAGACCTGTCGTTAAAGACGCAGAGAGCATAGCTAAGCTCTACGGGAACAGGGACGCGTACAGCGGAGCTCATCCTGGGCATTTGTCGCCAGACTTTGTGAGCGAGAGCTCCAGCTACAGATCAGCCTCTCCGTGTGTGGACAGCGGGGAAGAACCAGATGTCGACGTGGAGACTCACAGAATTGCGGAGGACGAGGAGTCTATACAACTTTCCGTGGATGACCGACAAAGTCCCGTGAGGGAAAACAGTCAAACTCCGCAGCCGGACGATGACCAGACAGCCACGTTTAGTGACGCGGGCTCCCCTGATCAAAAGCAGAACAAGCAGGTGGCAAAGAAAAGCGATGCCATTACTTACGAA GTGTACTCGCATGAAAAGGAGGGAGCATCTCTGCCCTGTTCGGCCTCTAAACCTCCTCGCTGCGCACCGGAAACAACCG attcacACATTTCAAACAACAGCCCTACTGACGACGAATGTGAATCACAAAAATCCTGTTCGGATCATATTGGTGTTAGCAAAGAGAACCCAA GCGACGCTACACTGAGAAATACTGATAACAGATTTAATTTCGAGAAAGACATCGAGAATATGGCGAaag AGGAGCTCCAAAAGCAGCTCTTGGAGCAAGTGGAGCTAAGAAAAAAACTGGAACGGGAATTTCAAAGTTTGAAAG ATAATTTTCAGGATCAAATGAAGAGGGAACTGTCTTATCGAGAGGAGATGGTCCAGCAGCTGCAGATTGTCCGAG acacATTGTGCAACGAGTTGGATCAGGAGAGAAAGGCTCGTTATGCAATTCAGCAGAAGCTTAAAG CTCACGACgctcttcaccatttctcctgcaAAATGCTCACTCCGCGCCACTGCACAGGGACCTGCACATTCAAGCCACCCCTCTTACCACCTTAA
- the skor1a gene encoding SKI family transcriptional corepressor 1a isoform X3: protein MESIPSQLSTGRDVCSSPNSKQELQPYSSSSSLKPNQVSETVLYGVPIVSLVIDGQERLCLAQISNTLLKSYSYNEIHNRRVALGITCVQCTPVQLEILRRAGAMPISSRRCGMITKREAERLCKSFLGAHNPPKLPENFAFDVSHECAWGSRGSFIPARYNSSRAKCIKCTYCNMYFSPNKFIFHSHRTPESKYTQPDAANFNSWRRHLKLTDKSLSDDICHAWEDVKAMFNGGSRKRAMPGNGSEMSSPLKPQASRNITQTASPDIPHKTLRCDDDRGNLSLTSSVRNYPVIPVPSKSFGMLQKIPPPIFPHPYSFPAFGLCQKKDDGVGEQNKTNVPGVFWPGAKDGLYPSFPMFWPTAGSLPLSSYQPAQPKSHTELLGGRQTETDMSESERGGNTSRDSLFDSERCSSSQSLRNDEDKSGDEARSSEGQPSTPRKLSYISAFRPVVKDAESIAKLYGNRDAYSGAHPGHLSPDFVSESSSYRSASPCVDSGEEPDVDVETHRIAEDEESIQLSVDDRQSPVRENSQTPQPDDDQTATFSDAGSPDQKQNKQVAKKSDAITYEVYSHEKEGASLPCSASKPPRCAPETTDSHISNNSPTDDECESQKSCSDHIGVSKENPSDATLRNTDNRFNFEKDIENMAKEELQKQLLEQVELRKKLEREFQSLKDNFQDQMKRELSYREEMVQQLQIVREAHDALHHFSCKMLTPRHCTGTCTFKPPLLPP, encoded by the exons ATGGAGTCGATACCCAGTCAGCTTTCTACGGGACGAGATGTTTGCTCTTCCCCCAACTCAAAGCAAGAACTGCAGCCTTACTCTAGCAGCAGCTCGCTGAAGCCAAATCAAGTGAGTGAGACTGTGCTGTACGGAGTGCCCATCGTCTCTTTGGTCATCGACGGTCAGGAGAGGCTGTGTCTGGCGCAGATTTCCAACACTTTATTGAAGAGCTACAGCTACAACGAAATCCACAACAGACGCGTGGCGCTTGGAATTACGTGTGTCCAGTGCACACCGGTGCAGCTGGAGATCCTGAGGCGCGCGGGGGCCATGCCCATCTCCTCGCGCCGCTGCGGCATGATCACCAAACGCGAGGCCGAGCGCCTCTGCAAATCCTTCCTCGGGGCTCACAACCCTCCCAAATTACCCGAGAATTTTGCATTCGATGTTTCACACGAGTGCGCCTGGGGCAGCCGAGGAAGCTTCATACCTGCGAGGTACAACAGCTCCAGGGCGAAATGCATCAAGTGCACCTATTGCAACATGTATTTTTCACCCAacaaatttatatttcattcgCACCGCACACCTGAGTCGAAATACACCCAGCCGGACGCAGCCAATTTTAATTCGTGGAGACGCCATCTAAAACTCACCGACAAAAGCTTGTCTGATGACATTTGTCACGCGTGGGAGGACGTCAAGGCCATGTTTAACGGCGGGAGCCGGAAACGGGCAATGCCAGGGAATGGATCAGAAATGTCCTCCCCGCTCAAACCGCAGGCCTCCAGAAACATCACGCAGACCGCTTCCCCTGATATTCCTCACAAAACTTTGCGCTGCGACGACGACCGTGGGAACCTCAGCTTAACCAGCAGCGTGCGTAACTACCCGGTCATCCCTGTGCCTAGTAAGAGTTTCGGCATGCTTCAGAAGATCCCGCCACCCATCTTCCCGCATCCGTATAGTTTCCCAGCCTTTGGACTGTGTCAAAAGAAAGATGATGGAGTTGGTGAGCAGAATAAGACCAATGTACCTGGTGTGTTTTGGCCCGGTGCGAAGGACGGTCTCTATCCATCGTTCCCCATGTTCTGGCCTACCGCGGGCAGCCTGCCGCTCTCATCCTATCAACCAGCACAACCAAAATCGCACACGGAGCTCCTGGGTGGCCGGCAAACCGAAACTGACATGTCAGAAAGTGAGCGGGGAGGAAACACATCTAGAGACAGTCTGTTCGACAGCGAGCGCTGCTCTAGTTCGCAGTCCCTCAGGAACGACGAGGACAAATCTGGGGACGAGGCCAGGTCAAGTGAGGGTCAACCCAGCACCCCCAGAAAGCTGAGCTATATTTCTGCGTTCAGACCTGTCGTTAAAGACGCAGAGAGCATAGCTAAGCTCTACGGGAACAGGGACGCGTACAGCGGAGCTCATCCTGGGCATTTGTCGCCAGACTTTGTGAGCGAGAGCTCCAGCTACAGATCAGCCTCTCCGTGTGTGGACAGCGGGGAAGAACCAGATGTCGACGTGGAGACTCACAGAATTGCGGAGGACGAGGAGTCTATACAACTTTCCGTGGATGACCGACAAAGTCCCGTGAGGGAAAACAGTCAAACTCCGCAGCCGGACGATGACCAGACAGCCACGTTTAGTGACGCGGGCTCCCCTGATCAAAAGCAGAACAAGCAGGTGGCAAAGAAAAGCGATGCCATTACTTACGAA GTGTACTCGCATGAAAAGGAGGGAGCATCTCTGCCCTGTTCGGCCTCTAAACCTCCTCGCTGCGCACCGGAAACAACCG attcacACATTTCAAACAACAGCCCTACTGACGACGAATGTGAATCACAAAAATCCTGTTCGGATCATATTGGTGTTAGCAAAGAGAACCCAA GCGACGCTACACTGAGAAATACTGATAACAGATTTAATTTCGAGAAAGACATCGAGAATATGGCGAaag AGGAGCTCCAAAAGCAGCTCTTGGAGCAAGTGGAGCTAAGAAAAAAACTGGAACGGGAATTTCAAAGTTTGAAAG ATAATTTTCAGGATCAAATGAAGAGGGAACTGTCTTATCGAGAGGAGATGGTCCAGCAGCTGCAGATTGTCCGAG AAGCTCACGACgctcttcaccatttctcctgcaAAATGCTCACTCCGCGCCACTGCACAGGGACCTGCACATTCAAGCCACCCCTCTTACCACCTTAA